A single genomic interval of Pirellulales bacterium harbors:
- a CDS encoding RluA family pseudouridine synthase, with amino-acid sequence MPPDPALQILLEDNHLLVVNKPAGMATMGVAAGEPSVLASARQYIKHRYAKPGNVYLGVVSRLDAPVSGVLLFARTSKAAARLSEQFRSRSVEKTYWAIVDGDNFPPTGQLEDRLVKDEPQRRMRRVDPDDSDGLSATLEFRRLRRLSAGWLVEIVPHTGRKHQIRVQFADRGWPILGDAKYGSTLRFPAGIALHSRRLAFDHPISKKRIELTAAVPAAWTKYGVARDSP; translated from the coding sequence ATGCCGCCCGATCCTGCGCTTCAAATCTTGCTCGAAGACAATCATCTGCTGGTGGTCAACAAGCCGGCGGGGATGGCGACCATGGGCGTCGCCGCCGGTGAGCCGAGCGTTCTCGCATCGGCTCGGCAATACATCAAGCATCGCTATGCCAAGCCCGGGAATGTGTATCTGGGCGTCGTCAGCCGATTGGATGCGCCGGTGTCGGGCGTGCTGTTGTTTGCTCGCACCTCGAAGGCTGCCGCCCGGCTGAGCGAGCAATTTCGCAGCCGCTCGGTCGAAAAGACCTACTGGGCGATTGTCGATGGCGACAATTTTCCGCCGACCGGGCAACTCGAGGATCGATTAGTTAAAGACGAGCCGCAGCGGCGAATGCGCCGCGTCGATCCAGACGATTCCGACGGCTTGTCGGCCACGCTCGAATTCCGCCGGCTGCGCCGGCTATCCGCGGGATGGTTGGTCGAAATCGTGCCGCACACGGGGCGGAAGCACCAAATCCGCGTCCAATTCGCCGACCGCGGCTGGCCAATCCTCGGCGATGCCAAATATGGCTCGACTCTCCGTTTTCCCGCCGGGATCGCGTTGCATTCCCGCCGGCTGGCGTTCGACCATCCGATCTCGAAGAAGCGGATCGAGCTTACTGCCGCCGTTCCCGCCGCGTGGACGAAATACGGCGTCGCTCGAGATTCGCCCTGA
- a CDS encoding serine/threonine-protein kinase, with translation MSAIGERYAGCCLFLSSGSAMYPPGRVHFGECALASGLVTTADIEQARAELRAAGIGSAVSPATEIAPAEKVPVEKAADQGSSIGNSGAEKAAGKSSIGKDSAEVGIGDRQLADKLIEMGRLNSYQADQLLNGRTKLSLGPYRILDSIAQGGMGQVFKAEHSMMGRVVAVKVLPRSKSTPEAIKSFTREIRVQAKLDHENLVRAFDAGHDGNVYFLVTEYIPGTDLRRYVRNRGKLNMHEAATIISQAAAGLQHAHELGLIHRDVKPGNILVTPDGQSKLSDLGLAGWLNDGEDSLHPGKTVGTADYLPPEQIMSPGAITPAGDIYSLGCTLYYAVTGKVPYPGGTTREKAHRHCTDTALHPRIFNPTLSDPFVEVLAAMMERDPKERIQSAQEVIRRLRPWAGDAVPAPDEPDETAGVPPRPNSPLPIAEELEDTAANFVDPILITEADAPSQASQRTDPVASAEQETLPEVVLHRLTRLGARVRSQLGETSQEVSALVLALAILAPIALVGVIWLIVVLLKSLGG, from the coding sequence GTGTCCGCCATCGGCGAGCGATACGCCGGTTGTTGCCTTTTTCTTTCCAGCGGGTCTGCGATGTATCCACCGGGTCGGGTCCATTTCGGTGAATGCGCGCTGGCCAGCGGCTTGGTCACGACTGCCGACATCGAACAAGCCCGGGCCGAGCTGCGCGCTGCGGGAATCGGAAGTGCCGTTTCGCCGGCAACCGAAATAGCACCGGCCGAAAAAGTGCCCGTCGAGAAAGCGGCCGACCAGGGGAGCTCGATCGGCAACAGCGGCGCTGAGAAAGCTGCCGGAAAAAGTTCGATCGGAAAGGACTCTGCCGAGGTCGGCATCGGTGATCGGCAATTGGCCGACAAACTGATCGAGATGGGACGGCTCAATTCATATCAAGCCGATCAATTGCTCAATGGCCGCACCAAGCTCAGTCTTGGCCCCTATCGCATTCTCGATTCGATCGCCCAAGGCGGGATGGGGCAAGTGTTCAAGGCCGAGCATTCGATGATGGGGCGGGTCGTCGCGGTGAAGGTGTTGCCGCGCAGCAAGTCGACCCCCGAGGCCATCAAAAGCTTCACACGCGAAATCCGCGTGCAAGCCAAGCTCGACCACGAAAACCTGGTGCGCGCCTTCGACGCCGGCCACGACGGCAACGTGTACTTCCTCGTCACCGAATACATCCCCGGAACCGATCTGCGGCGCTACGTTCGCAACCGCGGCAAACTGAACATGCACGAAGCGGCGACGATCATCTCCCAAGCCGCCGCCGGACTGCAACATGCCCACGAGCTGGGGCTGATCCATCGCGATGTGAAGCCGGGCAATATCCTTGTTACCCCCGATGGGCAAAGCAAACTCTCCGATCTCGGCTTGGCCGGTTGGCTCAACGACGGCGAAGACAGCCTGCACCCGGGCAAGACCGTTGGCACGGCCGATTATCTGCCTCCCGAACAGATCATGTCGCCCGGGGCCATCACGCCGGCCGGCGACATCTATTCCCTCGGCTGCACGCTGTATTACGCCGTCACGGGCAAGGTGCCCTACCCGGGCGGCACGACCCGCGAAAAGGCCCATCGCCATTGCACCGATACGGCCTTGCATCCGCGAATCTTCAACCCCACGCTTAGCGATCCGTTTGTCGAAGTGCTCGCGGCGATGATGGAGCGCGATCCGAAGGAGCGGATTCAATCGGCCCAAGAAGTGATCCGGCGATTGCGCCCCTGGGCCGGCGATGCCGTGCCGGCGCCCGACGAACCGGACGAAACGGCGGGCGTTCCGCCGCGGCCGAATTCGCCCTTGCCGATCGCCGAGGAACTCGAAGACACGGCGGCAAATTTCGTCGATCCGATCCTGATTACCGAAGCCGACGCTCCGAGCCAAGCATCGCAGCGAACCGATCCGGTCGCGTCGGCCGAACAAGAAACGCTGCCGGAAGTCGTGTTGCACCGTCTGACCCGGCTCGGCGCACGGGTGCGGAGCCAATTGGGCGAAACGTCGCAAGAGGTTTCGGCCTTGGTTTTGGCGTTGGCTATTTTGGCGCCGATTGCCCTGGTGGGCGTGATTTGGTTGATCGTCGTGCTGCTAAAAAGCCTCGGCGGCTAG
- a CDS encoding carbohydrate kinase family protein, with the protein MDIDCLSAGILVADHLCAPLPRLPRSGELVISARLPLAIGGCAANVAIDLTRVGVRTAVAGCVGRDPFGRFIIDTLAAHGIDPSAIRTMEGVETSGSLIINVIGDDRRFIHCPGANAVLQAADISIEQIRRAKVFYIGGYLLMPALERPDGLAALFREARRSGVVTVLDVVVPDVVVPGGGDHWSRLAPVLAETDVFLPNDDEAKLITGLDDPLAQAERFRAAGARTVVITQGLHGATLVADKLRLRSGVYPTEFVGATGSGDAFDAGYIVGLLAGCDPLGCLKWGAALGASCVRSLSATESVFNRGEAEDFMKWHDLPIAVL; encoded by the coding sequence GTGGACATCGACTGCCTCAGCGCCGGAATCCTCGTCGCCGACCATCTCTGTGCGCCGCTTCCGCGCCTCCCCCGCTCCGGCGAACTCGTGATCTCCGCTCGGCTGCCCTTGGCGATCGGCGGATGCGCCGCGAATGTGGCCATCGATCTGACACGCGTCGGCGTCCGCACGGCTGTTGCCGGCTGCGTCGGCCGCGATCCGTTCGGGCGGTTCATCATCGACACGCTCGCGGCCCACGGCATCGATCCATCGGCAATCCGCACAATGGAGGGCGTTGAAACATCCGGGTCGCTGATCATTAATGTCATCGGCGACGACCGCCGGTTCATCCACTGCCCCGGCGCCAATGCGGTGCTGCAGGCCGCCGATATTTCGATCGAGCAAATTCGCCGGGCCAAAGTCTTTTATATCGGCGGATATCTGTTGATGCCGGCGCTCGAACGGCCGGATGGCCTTGCGGCGCTGTTCCGCGAGGCTCGTCGCTCGGGCGTCGTTACGGTGCTGGATGTCGTGGTGCCCGATGTCGTCGTGCCCGGCGGCGGCGACCATTGGAGCCGATTGGCTCCCGTGCTGGCGGAAACCGACGTCTTTCTGCCGAACGACGACGAGGCAAAGCTAATCACCGGCCTCGACGATCCGCTAGCCCAGGCCGAGCGATTTCGCGCCGCCGGCGCGCGCACGGTCGTAATCACGCAGGGCTTGCATGGCGCAACGCTTGTGGCCGACAAACTCCGATTGCGCTCCGGTGTCTATCCAACCGAGTTCGTCGGCGCCACCGGTTCCGGCGACGCCTTCGACGCGGGCTATATCGTCGGCTTGCTCGCCGGCTGCGATCCGCTGGGCTGCCTGAAATGGGGCGCCGCGCTTGGCGCCAGTTGCGTCCGTTCGCTAAGCGCCACGGAAAGCGTTTTCAACCGCGGCGAGGCCGAAGATTTCATGAAATGGCACGATTTGCCCATCGCCGTTTTGTGA
- the argC gene encoding N-acetyl-gamma-glutamyl-phosphate reductase → MTRVAILGATGYTALELIKLLLRHPEVEITTLTSRQEGTPHIASVHPSLTGRIDLPLEDLGAVAVASRADCVFSCLPHGASATVVPQLLSAGARVVDFSADYRLDSAADYAEWYGIKHPDPERVGKVVYGLPELFRDSIGSAQLVANPGCYPTSAILALVPLLKAGLVEPDDIILDSKSGVSGAGRTPKLTSHFPECNESISAYSVGRHRHMPEIDQIVRRGSGKEVTVIFTPHLVPMDRGILTTAYSRPIGEASEERLFEAFRDFYAEEPFVRVVSHLPGSKDTSDTNFCDITVRVVRGRVLTISCLDNLIKGAAGAAVQNFNLMYGYPETTALM, encoded by the coding sequence ATGACACGCGTTGCCATTCTCGGCGCTACCGGTTACACCGCGCTGGAACTGATCAAGCTGCTGTTGCGGCATCCCGAAGTGGAAATCACCACGCTCACCAGCCGGCAGGAAGGAACTCCGCACATCGCGTCGGTCCATCCCTCCCTCACCGGCCGGATCGATTTGCCGCTGGAAGATTTGGGGGCCGTGGCCGTGGCGTCGCGGGCCGACTGTGTGTTCAGTTGCCTGCCGCACGGGGCGTCGGCCACAGTCGTTCCGCAATTGCTTTCCGCCGGCGCTCGGGTCGTCGATTTCAGCGCCGACTACCGGCTCGACAGCGCGGCCGATTATGCCGAGTGGTATGGCATCAAGCATCCCGATCCAGAGCGCGTCGGCAAGGTTGTCTACGGCCTGCCCGAGCTGTTTCGCGATTCTATCGGGAGCGCCCAATTGGTTGCCAATCCGGGCTGCTATCCGACGTCGGCAATTCTGGCCCTCGTGCCGTTGCTCAAAGCCGGGCTGGTCGAGCCGGATGACATCATCCTCGATTCGAAAAGCGGCGTCAGCGGCGCCGGCCGAACGCCAAAACTGACGAGCCATTTTCCCGAGTGCAACGAAAGCATCTCGGCCTACAGCGTCGGCCGGCATCGCCACATGCCCGAGATCGACCAGATCGTTCGCCGCGGCAGCGGAAAAGAAGTGACGGTGATTTTCACGCCGCATCTCGTGCCGATGGACCGCGGCATTCTCACCACAGCCTATTCCCGCCCGATCGGCGAGGCGAGCGAAGAACGGCTCTTCGAAGCGTTCCGCGATTTCTACGCGGAAGAGCCGTTCGTGCGCGTGGTGAGCCATTTGCCCGGCTCGAAAGACACCTCGGACACGAATTTCTGCGACATCACCGTGCGCGTCGTCCGCGGCCGAGTGCTGACGATCAGTTGCCTCGACAATTTGATCAAGGGCGCCGCCGGCGCAGCGGTGCAGAATTTCAATCTGATGTATGGTTACCCGGAAACGACGGCCCTAATGTAG
- the argJ gene encoding bifunctional glutamate N-acetyltransferase/amino-acid acetyltransferase ArgJ — MSIRVPEGFRLAGMHCGLKRNKTREDLTLVVSDLPAAAAGVYTSNLVFAAPVELDRSRTPGSGFRAVAINSGNANACTGERGLADAREMARLAAATCGAGAEQALVMSTGIIGEFLPIEKIRAGLATIAGQLGRDEDSLVAAARGMMTTDTVHKLSGRSIALSGRTIHLAGMCKGAAMIAPRMGTMLGLVLTDAPLSPAAAQQSLSAVIDDTFNCISIDGHMSTNDTVLLLANGAAGGAPLEGADLAAFQTALHEVCGELARAIPADGEGAKHLVTIDVTGCATRESARQIARTVADSALVKTAIAGADPNWGRIVSAAGYAGVPFDPTKVELHVNGFLLYQHAAPTSFDAAAVSASMRDHRDTQIVLNFSEGSERIHFWTTDLTEEYVRLNADYHT; from the coding sequence ATGTCGATTCGCGTGCCGGAAGGGTTTCGCCTGGCGGGAATGCATTGCGGGTTGAAGCGCAATAAGACGCGCGAAGATTTGACATTGGTCGTGTCCGATCTTCCCGCGGCGGCCGCCGGCGTTTACACCAGCAATCTCGTGTTCGCCGCGCCGGTGGAACTCGATCGCTCGCGAACGCCCGGCAGCGGTTTCCGAGCCGTCGCGATCAACTCCGGCAACGCCAACGCTTGCACCGGCGAGCGCGGCCTCGCCGACGCGCGCGAAATGGCCCGATTGGCAGCAGCCACGTGCGGCGCCGGGGCCGAGCAAGCGCTCGTGATGTCGACCGGCATCATCGGCGAGTTCCTGCCGATCGAAAAAATCCGCGCCGGACTGGCGACCATCGCGGGGCAGCTAGGCCGCGATGAAGACTCGCTCGTGGCCGCGGCCCGTGGAATGATGACGACCGATACGGTTCACAAACTATCCGGCCGCAGCATTGCATTGTCCGGCCGCACGATCCATCTTGCCGGGATGTGCAAGGGAGCGGCGATGATCGCCCCGCGGATGGGCACGATGCTGGGCCTGGTGCTCACCGATGCCCCGCTCTCGCCCGCGGCCGCCCAACAATCGCTCTCGGCCGTGATCGACGACACATTCAATTGCATCAGCATCGACGGCCACATGAGCACGAACGACACCGTGCTCCTTTTGGCCAACGGCGCCGCGGGCGGCGCACCGCTGGAAGGAGCCGATCTGGCCGCTTTTCAAACCGCCTTGCACGAGGTGTGCGGCGAATTGGCCCGCGCAATTCCCGCCGACGGCGAAGGGGCAAAGCATTTGGTGACCATCGATGTCACGGGCTGTGCCACGCGGGAATCCGCGCGCCAAATCGCCCGCACCGTGGCCGACAGCGCACTTGTCAAAACGGCAATCGCCGGTGCAGACCCGAATTGGGGGCGCATCGTATCGGCAGCCGGTTATGCCGGCGTGCCGTTCGATCCAACCAAGGTCGAGCTGCACGTCAACGGCTTCTTGCTCTACCAACATGCCGCGCCGACATCCTTCGACGCCGCCGCCGTTTCCGCCTCGATGCGCGATCATCGAGACACCCAGATCGTGCTGAATTTTTCCGAAGGAAGCGAGCGAATCCATTTCTGGACCACCGATCTGACGGAAGAATACGTGCGGCTCAACGCCGATTATCACACGTAG